One stretch of Methylopila sp. 73B DNA includes these proteins:
- a CDS encoding ligase-associated DNA damage response exonuclease, with product MRPEDLLVPTPQGLYCPPADCHIDPMRPVARALVTHGHADHARPGNDAVMATPETLAIMAARYGEAFCATRQPAPYGAKTRINDVTVSFHPAGHVLGAAQILFEWKGFRAVVSGDYKRQGDPTAAPFEVVPCDLFVTEATFGLPVFRHPDAAEEVAKLIDSVELFPERAHLVGAYSLGKAQRLMKLLRLRGWDRPIHLHGAMVRVTETYRELGIELGETVQVKAADRKELAGAIVLCPPSALRELWARKFPDPVTVAASGWMRVRARARQKGVELPLVVSDHADWDDLRQTILDTDAQEIWVTHGEEDALVHWCGTSGLKARPLRLVGYGDEGETDEPAGEGGGGVIPAEGRSPPGRDRKPDEALDLDDDPGSALRPGRDDATP from the coding sequence ATGCGCCCCGAAGACCTGCTCGTTCCCACGCCCCAAGGCCTCTACTGCCCTCCGGCCGATTGCCACATCGACCCGATGCGGCCGGTCGCCCGCGCGCTCGTCACCCACGGCCACGCCGACCACGCCCGGCCCGGCAACGACGCGGTGATGGCGACGCCGGAGACGCTGGCGATCATGGCCGCGCGCTACGGCGAGGCCTTCTGCGCCACGCGCCAGCCCGCGCCCTACGGCGCGAAGACGCGCATCAACGACGTCACGGTGAGCTTCCATCCCGCAGGCCACGTGCTCGGCGCGGCGCAGATCCTGTTCGAGTGGAAGGGATTCCGGGCGGTCGTCTCGGGCGACTACAAGCGCCAGGGCGACCCCACCGCGGCGCCGTTCGAGGTTGTCCCCTGCGACCTGTTCGTGACCGAGGCGACCTTCGGGCTTCCGGTGTTTCGCCACCCCGACGCCGCGGAAGAGGTGGCGAAGCTGATCGACAGCGTCGAGCTGTTTCCCGAGCGCGCGCACCTCGTCGGGGCCTATTCGCTGGGGAAGGCCCAGCGCCTGATGAAGCTGCTGCGGCTGCGCGGCTGGGACCGCCCGATCCACCTGCACGGCGCCATGGTGCGGGTGACAGAGACCTATCGCGAGCTCGGGATCGAGCTTGGCGAGACCGTCCAGGTCAAGGCCGCCGACCGCAAGGAGCTCGCGGGCGCGATCGTGCTCTGTCCGCCGTCGGCGCTGCGGGAGCTGTGGGCGCGCAAATTCCCGGACCCGGTGACGGTCGCGGCCTCCGGCTGGATGCGGGTCCGCGCGCGTGCCCGCCAGAAGGGCGTCGAGCTGCCACTGGTCGTCTCCGATCACGCCGACTGGGACGACCTGCGCCAGACCATTCTCGACACGGACGCGCAGGAGATCTGGGTCACCCACGGCGAGGAGGACGCGCTGGTGCACTGGTGCGGCACGTCCGGCCTGAAGGCCCGCCCGCTCCGGCTGGTCGGCTATGGCGACGAGGGCGAGACGGACGAGCCGGCTGGGGAGGGGGGTGGGGGCGTCATCCCTGCCGAAGGGCGAAGCCCGCCGGGCCGGGATCGTAAGCCGGATGAGGCGCTTGATTTGGATGACGATCCCGGCTCTGCGCTTCGCCCCGGCCGGGATGACGCAACCCCATGA
- a CDS encoding complex I NDUFA9 subunit family protein — MALASPSRPIGDRLVTVFGGSGFVGRHVVRALAKDGWRVRVAVRRPDLAGHLQPLGGVGQIVAVQANLRFPESVAQAVRGADAVVNLVGILAESGKQRFEAVQAKGPQVVAEAAKAAGVTRFVQMSAIGADRASKAQYGRTKAAGEQAVLDTFPDAAILRPSIVFGPEDDFFNRFAAMARVSPALPLIGGGTTRFQPVFVGDVAQTVAKALRGEVAAGLPYELGGPEVLTFRQILEYVLQVTDRSRLLLPLPFGLAKAQAKILQLLPNAPLTVDQVTMLETDNVVSEEARAAGRTLEGLGITPAPIEAVVPSYLWRFRKTGQFGKAREA, encoded by the coding sequence ATGGCCCTCGCCTCTCCCTCCCGCCCGATCGGCGACAGGCTCGTCACGGTCTTCGGCGGTTCGGGCTTCGTCGGCCGCCATGTGGTGCGGGCGCTCGCGAAGGACGGCTGGCGCGTGCGCGTCGCGGTCCGCCGGCCCGACCTCGCCGGCCACCTGCAGCCGCTCGGCGGCGTCGGCCAGATCGTCGCGGTTCAGGCCAACCTGCGCTTCCCGGAGTCGGTCGCCCAGGCGGTCCGCGGCGCGGACGCGGTCGTGAACCTCGTCGGCATCCTGGCGGAAAGCGGCAAGCAGCGCTTCGAGGCCGTTCAGGCCAAGGGCCCGCAGGTCGTCGCGGAGGCGGCAAAGGCGGCCGGCGTCACGCGCTTCGTCCAGATGTCGGCGATCGGCGCCGACCGCGCGAGCAAGGCGCAGTACGGCCGGACCAAGGCCGCCGGCGAACAGGCCGTGCTCGACACCTTCCCGGACGCCGCGATCCTGCGGCCGTCGATCGTGTTCGGCCCCGAGGACGATTTCTTCAACCGCTTCGCGGCCATGGCCCGGGTTTCGCCCGCGCTGCCCCTGATCGGCGGCGGGACGACCCGGTTCCAGCCGGTGTTTGTGGGCGACGTCGCCCAGACGGTCGCGAAGGCGCTCCGGGGCGAGGTGGCGGCGGGGCTCCCCTACGAACTCGGCGGACCGGAGGTTCTCACCTTCAGGCAGATCCTCGAGTACGTGCTGCAGGTCACCGACCGGTCCCGCCTGCTGCTGCCGCTGCCCTTCGGTCTCGCCAAGGCCCAGGCCAAGATCCTGCAGCTGCTGCCGAACGCGCCGCTGACCGTCGATCAGGTGACGATGCTCGAGACCGACAACGTGGTCTCCGAGGAGGCCCGCGCCGCGGGCCGCACGCTCGAAGGGCTGGGGATCACCCCAGCTCCGATCGAGGCGGTCGTCCCGAGCTACCTCTGGCGCTTCCGCAAGACCGGACAGTTCGGCAAGGCGCGGGAAGCGTAG
- a CDS encoding DMT family transporter, which translates to MSIQSSEAAVVAAAAAPVAPPVVAAPTMSRTEWGLLIVLSMLWGGAFFLSKVALAEVTPLALVAARVGVAAVALWAVVLAKGLAVPREGRLWRDYLVLALINNVAPFCLLAYGQQGLPSGLAAILNASTPLWTVLLAHVTTLDERATGGRLAGVAVGMVGVAVIIGPRALEGVSDALLPALCIVGAAMCYAAAIIYARRFRGRPPLITAASQLGLSSVIMVAALLAFEGAPALPSPHVTASLMVFGLFSTALGFVIYFRILAGAGSTNAALVTFLVPVSSILLGALVLGERLDAREFVGMGAIALGLAAIDGRPWRALKRGVAS; encoded by the coding sequence ATGTCGATACAGTCATCCGAAGCGGCCGTCGTCGCGGCGGCCGCGGCTCCGGTCGCCCCGCCGGTCGTCGCCGCCCCGACGATGAGCCGCACCGAATGGGGCCTGCTCATCGTGCTCTCCATGCTGTGGGGCGGCGCGTTCTTCCTGAGCAAGGTGGCGCTGGCGGAGGTCACGCCGCTGGCGCTCGTCGCCGCCCGCGTCGGCGTCGCCGCCGTGGCGCTCTGGGCGGTGGTGCTCGCGAAGGGCCTCGCCGTCCCGCGCGAGGGGCGCCTGTGGCGGGACTATCTCGTGCTCGCGCTGATCAACAACGTCGCGCCGTTCTGCCTCCTAGCCTATGGCCAGCAGGGGCTTCCGAGCGGCCTCGCCGCGATCCTCAACGCCTCGACGCCGCTCTGGACGGTGCTGCTCGCCCATGTGACGACCTTGGACGAGCGCGCGACCGGGGGCCGTCTCGCGGGCGTCGCCGTCGGCATGGTCGGGGTCGCCGTCATCATCGGCCCGCGGGCGCTCGAAGGCGTCAGCGACGCGCTGCTGCCGGCGCTCTGCATCGTCGGCGCGGCGATGTGCTACGCCGCCGCGATCATCTACGCCCGCAGGTTCCGCGGCCGGCCGCCGCTGATCACGGCCGCGTCCCAGCTCGGGCTGTCGAGCGTCATCATGGTCGCGGCGCTGCTGGCGTTCGAGGGCGCGCCCGCGCTTCCCTCGCCGCACGTGACGGCGTCGCTCATGGTGTTCGGCCTGTTCTCGACCGCGCTCGGCTTCGTCATCTACTTCCGCATTCTGGCCGGCGCGGGCTCCACAAACGCCGCGCTCGTGACCTTCCTGGTTCCCGTTAGCTCCATCCTGCTCGGCGCGCTCGTCCTCGGCGAGCGGCTCGACGCGCGGGAGTTTGTCGGGATGGGCGCGATCGCCCTGGGCCTCGCCGCGATCGACGGGCGGCCCTGGCGGGCGCTGAAGCGAGGGGTTGCGAGCTGA
- the moaB gene encoding molybdenum cofactor biosynthesis protein B — protein MSRIDDARPFVPLGVAIVTVSDTRSEADDTSGATLAARVTEAGHRVSGRTIVRDEREALRAAVCAFVADPATDVVLTTGGTGFTGRDVSPDALEPLFEKRMDGFSNLFHAYSNGTIGTSTLQSRATAGVAGKTFVFVLPGSGGACRDAWDGVLKAQLDYRHRPCNFVEILPRLDEHLKRGKLKANP, from the coding sequence ATGTCCCGCATCGACGACGCCCGTCCCTTCGTGCCGCTCGGCGTCGCGATCGTGACCGTCTCCGACACCCGCTCGGAGGCGGACGACACCTCGGGCGCGACGCTGGCGGCCCGCGTGACGGAGGCCGGACACCGGGTCTCGGGGCGGACGATCGTGCGCGACGAGCGCGAGGCGCTGCGGGCGGCGGTCTGCGCCTTCGTCGCGGACCCCGCCACCGACGTGGTGCTGACGACGGGCGGCACCGGCTTCACCGGCCGCGACGTCAGCCCGGACGCGCTGGAGCCGCTGTTCGAGAAGCGCATGGACGGGTTCTCGAACCTGTTCCACGCTTATTCCAACGGCACGATCGGGACCTCGACGCTGCAGTCGCGCGCCACCGCCGGCGTCGCCGGCAAGACCTTCGTGTTCGTGCTGCCGGGCTCCGGCGGCGCCTGCCGCGACGCCTGGGACGGCGTGCTGAAGGCGCAGCTCGACTACCGCCACCGCCCCTGCAATTTCGTGGAGATCCTTCCGCGGCTCGACGAGCACCTCAAGCGCGGGAAGCTGAAGGCGAACCCTTAG
- a CDS encoding glycosyltransferase: protein MLSVVIPTRNDEAVLVATLAALVPGAAEGVVRDVTIADGGSTDSTLEIADLAGCKVVGGFADRAGRLDAAARRAKSPWILFLEPGSVLDEGWFREVRSLVETLERRGETASRAAVFSFGLDQFGAGARASETLVRIGEALTGLPRPEQGLLIHRALYEKLGGFRSLPAMAEADLIRRIGRSKVMRLRARAMTPTLKKRFAGPRAALGAGLLMLRVPPRLVSRLYG, encoded by the coding sequence ATGCTCAGCGTGGTCATTCCGACACGAAACGACGAAGCCGTTCTGGTCGCGACGCTTGCGGCGTTGGTGCCGGGCGCGGCGGAAGGCGTCGTGCGCGACGTGACGATCGCCGACGGCGGATCGACGGACTCGACGCTCGAGATTGCGGATCTCGCCGGCTGCAAGGTGGTCGGCGGTTTCGCCGATCGCGCCGGGCGCCTGGACGCTGCGGCGCGACGGGCGAAGTCTCCCTGGATCTTGTTTCTGGAACCCGGCTCGGTGCTAGACGAGGGCTGGTTCCGTGAGGTCCGCAGCTTGGTTGAAACGCTGGAGCGCCGCGGCGAGACCGCCTCGCGCGCCGCCGTCTTCAGCTTCGGGCTCGACCAGTTCGGCGCCGGCGCGCGCGCCTCGGAGACCCTGGTGCGGATCGGCGAGGCGCTGACCGGCCTGCCGCGGCCGGAGCAGGGGCTGCTGATCCATCGCGCGCTCTATGAGAAGCTCGGCGGGTTCCGGTCGCTCCCCGCCATGGCGGAGGCCGACCTCATCCGCCGCATCGGCCGCAGCAAGGTGATGCGGCTACGCGCCCGCGCGATGACGCCGACGCTGAAGAAGCGGTTTGCGGGCCCGCGGGCCGCGCTCGGCGCCGGCCTGCTGATGCTGCGCGTGCCGCCCCGGCTGGTGTCGCGGCTCTACGGCTAA
- a CDS encoding PA0069 family radical SAM protein — protein sequence MSQPARAHIPAPSPIAAPPGAPVDVTRRRGRGAVTNASGRFEPYARVAEDDGWDSLEELPPFRTEVTLETARTAITRNQSPDIAFDRSVNPYRGCEHGCVYCFARPTHAYLGLSAGLDFESKLTAKPNIAEALRRELAAPGYKPRTIALGTNTDPYQPIERTHRLTRQILEVLEETRHPVGIVTKSTLVLRDLDILSRMAEQGLAKVALSITTLDATLARQMEPRAPTPSKRLEAVAALTRAGVPTTVLTAPVIPSLNDHEIERLLEAAKQAGACEAGYVLLRLPNEIKDLVQEWLVEHHPAKMRRILSLVRETRGGKLYDSGWGVRQTGEGVVAWTIGRRFELAARRLGLDRRHLRLRTDLFTPPARTAKDGGVQLSLF from the coding sequence ATGTCGCAGCCAGCCCGCGCCCATATCCCCGCACCCTCCCCCATCGCGGCGCCGCCCGGCGCTCCGGTCGACGTCACGCGCCGAAGGGGACGCGGCGCGGTCACCAACGCCAGCGGCCGGTTCGAGCCCTATGCGCGGGTGGCGGAGGACGACGGCTGGGACAGCCTCGAGGAGCTGCCGCCGTTCCGAACCGAGGTGACGCTGGAGACGGCGCGCACCGCCATCACGCGCAACCAGTCGCCGGACATCGCCTTCGATCGGTCGGTCAATCCCTACCGCGGCTGCGAGCACGGCTGCGTCTACTGCTTCGCGCGGCCGACGCACGCCTATCTTGGGCTGTCCGCGGGACTCGACTTCGAGTCGAAGCTCACCGCCAAGCCGAACATCGCCGAGGCGCTGCGGCGGGAGCTCGCGGCGCCGGGCTACAAGCCGCGCACCATCGCGCTTGGGACCAACACCGACCCCTACCAGCCGATCGAGCGGACGCACCGGCTGACGCGGCAGATCCTAGAGGTGCTGGAGGAGACGCGCCATCCCGTCGGCATCGTCACCAAGTCCACGCTGGTGCTGCGGGACCTCGACATCCTCTCGCGCATGGCGGAACAGGGCCTCGCCAAGGTCGCGCTCTCCATCACCACCCTCGACGCCACGCTCGCGCGGCAGATGGAGCCCCGCGCGCCGACGCCCTCCAAGCGGCTCGAGGCGGTCGCGGCGCTGACGCGCGCCGGCGTGCCGACGACGGTGCTGACGGCGCCGGTCATTCCCTCGCTCAACGACCACGAGATCGAACGGCTGCTGGAGGCGGCGAAGCAGGCGGGCGCCTGCGAAGCCGGCTACGTTCTTCTCCGGCTGCCGAACGAGATCAAGGACCTCGTGCAGGAATGGCTGGTCGAGCATCACCCCGCCAAGATGCGCCGCATCCTGTCGCTGGTGCGCGAAACCCGCGGCGGCAAGCTCTACGATTCCGGTTGGGGCGTGCGGCAGACCGGCGAAGGCGTGGTGGCCTGGACGATCGGCCGGCGTTTCGAGCTGGCGGCCCGGCGGCTCGGCCTCGACCGCCGTCACCTGCGGCTGCGGACCGATCTGTTCACCCCGCCGGCGCGTACCGCGAAGGACGGCGGCGTGCAACTTTCGCTGTTCTGA
- a CDS encoding VOC family protein — protein MPIPLRLSLVTLGVADVARSTAFYEALGLVASSASTDAVTFFNTAGPVLSIYGREALAADAQIPVNGSGFSGVTLAWNLGSEADVDKATVRVVAAGGLMVKAPEKTFWGGYSGYVADIDGHLWELAHNPGFAVDAAGRVRAPD, from the coding sequence ATGCCGATTCCCCTGCGCCTGTCCCTCGTAACCCTCGGCGTCGCGGACGTCGCGCGGTCCACCGCGTTCTATGAGGCGCTCGGCCTCGTCGCGTCGTCGGCCAGCACGGACGCCGTGACCTTCTTCAACACCGCCGGGCCGGTGCTCTCGATCTACGGCCGCGAGGCGCTGGCGGCCGACGCCCAGATCCCCGTGAACGGCTCGGGATTTTCCGGCGTCACGCTCGCCTGGAACCTGGGTTCCGAGGCCGACGTCGACAAGGCGACGGTGCGCGTGGTGGCGGCCGGCGGGCTGATGGTGAAGGCGCCGGAAAAGACGTTCTGGGGCGGATACTCCGGCTACGTCGCCGACATCGACGGCCATCTTTGGGAGCTTGCGCACAACCCCGGCTTCGCCGTCGACGCGGCCGGCCGGGTCCGCGCGCCGGACTGA
- a CDS encoding ribonuclease HII: MPAARPDARRAPVLKLVATFARERAARAAGLGPVAGVDEAGRGPLAGPVVAAAVALDPERIPAGLADSKALTAARREALFAEIMASADVAFVAASTERIERLNIRGATLWAMARAVAGLQSRPALALIDGRDVPPGLGCRGEAVIGGDATVLSIAAASIVAKVVRDRMMMRLGECVPGYGFERHMGYGTPEHLAALSLLGPCAHHRRGFAPVSALLAQAAG, translated from the coding sequence ATGCCCGCCGCCCGACCCGACGCCAGACGAGCGCCTGTCCTTAAGCTGGTCGCGACCTTCGCCCGCGAGAGGGCGGCGCGCGCAGCCGGTCTCGGCCCGGTCGCAGGCGTTGACGAAGCCGGCCGCGGGCCGCTCGCAGGCCCCGTGGTGGCGGCCGCCGTCGCGCTCGACCCCGAGCGCATCCCCGCCGGCCTCGCCGACTCCAAGGCTTTGACCGCGGCCCGGCGCGAGGCGCTGTTCGCCGAGATCATGGCGAGCGCCGACGTCGCCTTCGTGGCCGCCTCGACCGAGCGCATCGAGCGCCTCAACATCCGCGGCGCGACGCTCTGGGCGATGGCCCGGGCGGTCGCGGGCCTCCAGTCCCGCCCGGCGCTCGCGCTGATCGACGGCCGCGACGTGCCGCCAGGGCTCGGATGCCGCGGCGAGGCCGTGATCGGCGGCGACGCCACCGTGCTGTCGATCGCAGCGGCCTCGATCGTGGCGAAGGTCGTGCGCGACCGGATGATGATGCGGCTCGGCGAATGCGTGCCGGGCTACGGCTTCGAGCGCCACATGGGCTACGGCACGCCGGAGCACCTCGCCGCGCTGAGCCTGCTTGGCCCCTGCGCGCACCACCGGCGGGGCTTCGCGCCGGTCTCGGCTCTGCTGGCCCAGGCCGCCGGCTGA